Proteins co-encoded in one Micropterus dolomieu isolate WLL.071019.BEF.003 ecotype Adirondacks linkage group LG19, ASM2129224v1, whole genome shotgun sequence genomic window:
- the si:dkey-6i22.5 gene encoding polyamine-modulated factor 1: MEESEIATQKESVGNICVKDSVENQTKEATGDISSQMSNRETVSKPSEETEGRYNRLKLFDKVMQKSLEKFIEHASFNRFASTFRPLYKKNPQRMESIHKQFIEELRRTIQEDISRLIEEGRLEFKLNELDRLESAAKNNPEAAWRPSGVPDHDLCSFLMPYYQKQEAYMRLELKKIQIENASLAQKVQAGRESIAQTEHRISTAVDEWKASVTEFERLASSLCPADVFDV; the protein is encoded by the exons ATGGAGGAAAGCGAAATAGCAACACAAAAGGAGTCTGTTGGTAACATCTGCGTGAAAGACTCTGTTGAAAATCAGACTAAAGAAGCTACAGGCGACATTTCCTCACAGATGTCAAACCGTGAAACAGTTAGTAAGCCGTCCGAGGAGACGGAAGGTCGGTATAACCGGCTGAAGTTGTTCGACAAAGTGATGCAGAAGAGCCTGGAAAAGTTCATCGAGCATGCCAG TTTTAACAGATTTGCCAGCACATTTCGTCCACTGTACAAGAAGAACCCTCAGAGGATGGAGAGCATTCACAAGCAGTTCATAGAGGAGTTGCGGAGGACTATACAG GAGGACATCAGCAGATTGATTGAAGAAGGCCGGTTAGAGTTCAAACTGAATGAGCTGGACAGACTGGAGAGTGCTGCCAAGAACAATCCAGAGGCTGCATG GCGGCCGAGTGGTGTTCCCGACCACGACCTTTGCAGCTTTTTGATGCCATACTATCAGAAGCAAGAAGCCTACATGCGACTGGAGCTAAAAAAGATTCAAATAGAGAACGCTTCCCTAGCACAGAAGGTTCAGGCTGGTAGAGAGAGTATCGCTCAGACTGAACATCGTATTTCTACCGCTGTTGATGAGTGGAAG GCATCAGTCACAGAGTTTGAAAGGCTGGCATCTTCTCTCTGCCCTGCTGATGTCTTTGATGTGTAA
- the med19a gene encoding mediator of RNA polymerase II transcription subunit 19-A isoform X1, with the protein MTEMFSTLFGQNEAQGPPGSSSLGFGPGKPPPPLPQNQVSLAGQMPPQLGDEGPVLRKPGAMNEPFYLLRELPVGNELTGNTNLITHYNLEHAYNKFCGKKVKEKLSNFLPELPGMIDCPGTQDGSSLRSLIDKPPVCGNSFSPLTGALLTGFRLHTGPLPEQYRLMHIQPPKKKSKHKHKHHRPQDPLPQETPSDSDPKKKKKKRDDDPDRKKKKKDKKKKKNRHSPDHPGLAGSQPNSNSLR; encoded by the exons ATGACGGAAATGTTTTCAACTCTGTTCGGGCAAAATGAAGCTCAGGGACCGCCCGGCTCGTCGTCTCTGGGTTTCGGACCAGGGAAACCTCCGCCGCCTCTGCCGCAGAATCAAGTCTCCCTGGCGGGGCAGATGCCACCGCAGCTCGGGGACGAAGGGCCTGTTTTGCGGAAGCCCGGAGCCATGAATGAACCTTTCTACTTATTGCGGGAGCTTCCTG TGGGAAACGAGTTAACGGGCAACACCAACCTCATCACGCACTACAACCTGGAGCATGCCTACAACAAATTCTGTGGGAAGAAGGTAAAGGAGAAGCTCAGCAACTTTCTTCCAGAGTTACCAG GTATGATCGACTGTCCGGGCACTCAGGACGGCAGCTCGTTGCGCTCTCTGATCGATAAGCCTCCAGTGTGTGGGAACTCCTTCAGCCCACTGACCGGCGCTCTGCTCACAGGCTTCAGACTACACACAGGACCG CTCCCAGAACAGTACAGACTGATGCACATACAGCCTCCAAAAAAGAAGagcaaacacaagcacaaacaccaTCGACCACAGGACCCATTACCACAAG aAACTCCATCAGACTCTGAtcccaagaagaagaagaaaaagagggacGATGACCCTGACcgcaagaaaaagaagaaagacaagaaaaagaagaag AACCGCcacagtccagaccaccccggCCTTGCTGGATCACAACCCAACAGCAACAGCCTCAGATAG
- the med19a gene encoding mediator of RNA polymerase II transcription subunit 19-A isoform X2, whose amino-acid sequence MPPQLGDEGPVLRKPGAMNEPFYLLRELPVGNELTGNTNLITHYNLEHAYNKFCGKKVKEKLSNFLPELPGMIDCPGTQDGSSLRSLIDKPPVCGNSFSPLTGALLTGFRLHTGPLPEQYRLMHIQPPKKKSKHKHKHHRPQDPLPQETPSDSDPKKKKKKRDDDPDRKKKKKDKKKKKNRHSPDHPGLAGSQPNSNSLR is encoded by the exons ATGCCACCGCAGCTCGGGGACGAAGGGCCTGTTTTGCGGAAGCCCGGAGCCATGAATGAACCTTTCTACTTATTGCGGGAGCTTCCTG TGGGAAACGAGTTAACGGGCAACACCAACCTCATCACGCACTACAACCTGGAGCATGCCTACAACAAATTCTGTGGGAAGAAGGTAAAGGAGAAGCTCAGCAACTTTCTTCCAGAGTTACCAG GTATGATCGACTGTCCGGGCACTCAGGACGGCAGCTCGTTGCGCTCTCTGATCGATAAGCCTCCAGTGTGTGGGAACTCCTTCAGCCCACTGACCGGCGCTCTGCTCACAGGCTTCAGACTACACACAGGACCG CTCCCAGAACAGTACAGACTGATGCACATACAGCCTCCAAAAAAGAAGagcaaacacaagcacaaacaccaTCGACCACAGGACCCATTACCACAAG aAACTCCATCAGACTCTGAtcccaagaagaagaagaaaaagagggacGATGACCCTGACcgcaagaaaaagaagaaagacaagaaaaagaagaag AACCGCcacagtccagaccaccccggCCTTGCTGGATCACAACCCAACAGCAACAGCCTCAGATAG